In Mycobacterium stomatepiae, the following are encoded in one genomic region:
- a CDS encoding Zn-ribbon domain-containing OB-fold protein, whose product MTALQPQTGPLPHASAPLSVPFWQGCQSRELRYQRCEACGQANFPPTEHCRQCLSTELQWAKSAGVGEIYSWTVVYRPVTPEFEPPYAPAIITLDEGYQMLTNIVGVAPEELAIGMRVQVQFRDIGPDVTLPYFTGAK is encoded by the coding sequence GTGACCGCGTTGCAACCGCAGACCGGTCCGCTGCCGCACGCGAGCGCTCCCCTCAGCGTGCCGTTCTGGCAGGGGTGTCAATCGCGGGAGCTGCGCTATCAGCGCTGTGAGGCATGCGGGCAGGCAAACTTCCCGCCGACCGAGCACTGCCGCCAATGCCTCTCGACCGAGCTGCAGTGGGCGAAAAGCGCCGGGGTCGGCGAAATCTACAGCTGGACAGTGGTTTACCGTCCCGTCACCCCGGAGTTCGAACCGCCCTACGCGCCCGCGATCATCACCCTGGACGAGGGCTATCAGATGCTCACCAACATCGTCGGGGTGGCACCCGAGGAACTGGCGATCGGGATGCGGGTGCAGGTGCAGTTCCGCGATATCGGCCCGGACGTCACGCTGCCATATTTCACCGGTGCGAAGTAG